gactGCTGGCACAGATACATAGAATTTGCATTATGGTGAAGAAAAAACTTGCTTTATAACAATAAGAAACTTCTTTATTAGACACTTgcttataaataataatcaccggagaaaaaaaaaacttatttattaattaagtagCAGCCGGTCTTCAAGTCATGTATCATTTTCACTAACGACTGATCAAAAGTCAAGAACAAGTAGATATCACTTTGGATTGTCCACACTAATCACCTGCCGTTTAGTTAATCAATCTCTAATATCAACAACAATCCAAAGAACCATCAATGGTCCAAACCTGATCAACATATTTTACTAGCTATACAATTTGTCCTATTCTTCATAAAGGAACCAGGGCATTTTTGGGATTACAAATCAACCCACTTGATGTTCAAGACAAggaacaaaataataatcaacctcCTTTACTATAAAATCCCATGAAAtgttagactatatatatataatagaagaAAAGTACCTAGGTGGGTTAAGAAATGAGGAGGGTTTATGATACATTCTTGATCGTTCTGTTATGTCTAATAGCAGGTGCTACTGGTGAGCAATGTGGTAAGCAAGCGGGTGGCCAGACCTGCCCTAATAACCTGTGTTGTAGTCAATATGGGTGGTGTGGAGATACTGATGATTATTGTTCGCCGTCCAAGAACTGTCAAAGCAATTGCAAGGGTGGCGGCGGTGAAAGTGCGTCAAATGTGCGTGCCACATATCACCTGTACAATCCACAAGATCATGGATGGGACTTGAATGCAGTCAGTGCTTATTGTTCTACATGGGATGCTAGCAAGCCTTATTCTTGGCGAAGTAAATATGGCTGGACTGCTTTTTGTGGCCCGGCTGGTCCTAGAGGCCAGGCTTCTTGTGGCAAGTGCTTGAGGGTAAGATATACACGAACCTGTTGTatgcttttctttcttgaaatctCGACAATTAGCTAGCTACCACTGTTAATTAATAGCATATATAATTAAGGAAGGAAAGTGATTAATAATGAAGTATCCTAACTGATTTGATGCATATAGGTGACAAATACAAGGACAGGAGCTCAAACAACAGCGAGGATTGTGGATCAATGTAGCAATGGAGGACTAGATTTGGACGTGAACGTTTTTCGCACAATAGACACAGACGGAGATGGATACGCAAAAGGGCACCTCATTGTGAACTACCAGTTCGTTGGTTGTGGTGATTCTATCAACAGCCCTAAACCTCTGCTCTCTATCATCGATGATCAATAGACTAAATGTATGTCTAGCTGGGACTCTGTCAATAAGCATCAGGTGATGCAGAGAGGTCAAAGTTTCATTTGGCCAAAGCTGCGATGAATAAACACTTCTGTCcctctatttttcttcttattgtgAATGTTTTGTGGAGGTAGTTTGAAGGTATTATGTTTTGatgctgacatggcatgccgAGCTGGGTGTTGTGTTGTTTAATAATTTGGCTAATGGCAAAGGAGTTCTAATAGAATTGAGTTGCATGAATCAAGATAAATTGGAATTACGTGGGTTAGGCTTATAGTTGTGAAACCGAGCCTAATTGGGACTACATGTACCTTAGGTTACACTTGAAGGACTAACTTGTAATGTATTGAACTACATTGGCTAAAATGTAGATTTGATTTTTGGCACCATCGGGTCACCATTAGAGGTTTTACACTTTCACTTCCATCATTCTTCTAATCACACCAAGATTGCCATCTCACTcactaaataatttataaaattgcaaAACCGGTCCTCAAAACTTCTGGATCGTGCAATTTCACCATTAATCTTCTTCAATTGGACCCTCAAATTCATGAGCTTTTTACAAAttgatccttagtcttgaaattcttcaatttgaccctccAACAacatttaatctttaaatttcattcaattGAACCCCTGATTGCATCAATTTAGCCTTTTCATATTCCAATTGTGTCTctaatctttcaatttttgtgAAATTGATCCGAATTAGGtctccaaacttaatttttcctCAACCAAGTCAATTAAACCtatacaaattttatttaagtccttgaacttaattaattctttcgaTATTAGTCAAATTGACTTTCTAACTTAATTTTGCTTTTGAATAAGCCCTTGATTAAATCAATTAGGCTCATCAAAAGTTCAATTAAGTTCTTGAACTTAATTATTTAGCAAGTCTTCTCCAATCTTCAAtatctttctttaatttgatcctatattctcattgttttctttaattagacCCTCTATGGTTGCAATTGGGCTCCCAACCTTGACCTCTcagttcaatttggtccttctccctctaatatatttttcatgttttgtggATAAATTTTGGGAGcttaaaattgaattatgacAGAGACTATAACAATTTTATAGaaagaagattaaaataaataatgatgattaatttaaaatcaataaaatattgaatgatgatatcgaaaggaaaaaattaaaaagtaggatttcaaaaaatattaaggaaaatttttctaaaaaataacaattaaaggcaccataatctattttttgaaaagtagGATTCTAGTTCTTATAGGCTAATGAGATCTTGATCCTTGATATTGAAGAATAGATCTTATTCATTCATTGAagtcaagtaaaaaacattgtCCTGCTTTACAACTTGCCAAGGGAGGACACAAGAGTTTTTTACAGGGTGGAGCAATGTTgggtagagtttttttttttttttttggagagaatCCACATATGGTGCAAAGGCAATGGAATAATTAGAGCTACAAAGTAGGTACCCagacatttatttttcttttggaggGTGCGCGTTAGCGCAATTATGTTTTCTTCGTTTAGTCAAGCGGTTTCTCAAAAGTaattccttctctcttttttttttgtttttaggaagaagaaaatgaatagtGCCTGAATGACATGTTATTGAGAATTTAGGCTTAGAAATTACACGACTTGTCATTCATTAGGGGAAATCATGGATTTTATCTAAACtgtctatttttaatttgatccctaAACTCTTGGGACTTTTCAATTGAGACATCAATTGGATCTAGTCTTtgaaaattcatttaatttcacccttgattgagtcaattaatttataaaatttcaaaactagtCCCCAAAACTTCTGGTTCTTGCAATTTAACCCTTAACCTTTTTCAATTGGACCTTTAAATTCATGCgctttttataaattgattattggttttgaaattcttcaatttgaccctcaatcaaccttcaatctttaaatttctttcagTTGAATCTCTGATTGCAtcaatttggtattttcaagttccaattgtaTTCCTAATCTTCCGATCTTTatgaaattaatctaaattaggtcttcaaacttaatttttcttcaactaAGTCCTTAACTAAGTCAATTAAACccataaaaagtttatttaagtCCTTCAgcataattaatt
This window of the Populus trichocarpa isolate Nisqually-1 chromosome 13, P.trichocarpa_v4.1, whole genome shotgun sequence genome carries:
- the LOC7474610 gene encoding pro-hevein; amino-acid sequence: MRRVYDTFLIVLLCLIAGATGEQCGKQAGGQTCPNNLCCSQYGWCGDTDDYCSPSKNCQSNCKGGGGESASNVRATYHLYNPQDHGWDLNAVSAYCSTWDASKPYSWRSKYGWTAFCGPAGPRGQASCGKCLRVTNTRTGAQTTARIVDQCSNGGLDLDVNVFRTIDTDGDGYAKGHLIVNYQFVGCGDSINSPKPLLSIIDDQ